A DNA window from Methanobrevibacter sp. contains the following coding sequences:
- a CDS encoding AAA family ATPase has protein sequence MKNKPSFNEIETKVLVLETAGYPFNFGLLEGPNLEISDKVLFEQYAIDQWSGTNVKTGSFLFDQKIIPDFAFKIITAYPEDSVIGENTSITIVTPENESQDSVKRVKSNVFFEDIVGQENAKKKSRLIYKYLQDPEKFGNWAPKNVLFYGLPGTGKTMMAKALSNELNINLFLIKATSLIGDHVGDAASKIHDLYETASKSAPSLIFIDEIDAIALHRSFQSLRGDVSEIVNSLLTEMDGINPNEGVVTIAATNNPSSIDYAIRSRFEEEIEFKLPNDEERKEIFNLYLNTFPIAYDLDIEKLVKLSKRMSPRDIKEKILKTALHNAIINDKEKVTMDDVYFALELNKYEKEEVKGMFE, from the coding sequence ATTAAAAACAAGCCAAGTTTCAATGAGATTGAAACTAAGGTTCTTGTATTGGAAACTGCAGGTTATCCTTTTAATTTTGGTCTATTGGAAGGGCCTAATTTAGAGATATCCGATAAGGTTCTTTTTGAACAGTATGCTATAGATCAATGGAGCGGAACAAATGTAAAAACAGGTTCTTTCCTTTTCGATCAAAAGATCATTCCAGATTTTGCATTTAAAATCATTACTGCATATCCTGAAGACTCTGTAATTGGGGAAAACACTTCCATTACAATAGTCACTCCTGAAAATGAAAGTCAGGATTCTGTAAAGAGAGTCAAATCCAATGTTTTCTTTGAGGATATTGTAGGTCAGGAAAATGCAAAGAAAAAGTCAAGACTAATATACAAGTATCTTCAAGACCCTGAGAAGTTTGGCAATTGGGCTCCTAAAAACGTTTTGTTCTATGGCCTTCCAGGTACCGGTAAAACTATGATGGCTAAAGCGTTATCAAATGAGTTGAACATCAATCTCTTCCTGATTAAAGCTACATCATTAATCGGAGACCATGTTGGAGATGCAGCAAGCAAGATTCATGATTTATATGAAACCGCTTCAAAATCAGCTCCTTCTTTAATATTCATTGATGAAATTGATGCAATTGCATTGCATAGGTCTTTCCAATCATTGAGAGGGGATGTTTCTGAAATTGTAAACTCCCTTTTAACTGAAATGGATGGTATCAATCCAAATGAAGGTGTTGTAACAATTGCAGCAACCAATAACCCATCTTCAATTGACTATGCAATCAGAAGCCGTTTTGAAGAGGAAATTGAATTCAAATTGCCAAATGATGAGGAAAGAAAGGAAATTTTCAACTTGTACCTGAATACTTTCCCAATCGCTTATGATTTGGACATTGAAAAATTAGTAAAGCTTTCCAAAAGAATGTCTCCAAGGGACATTAAGGAAAAGATATTGAAAACAGCTCTTCATAATGCAATTATTAATGATAAGGAAAAAGTAACAATGGATGATGTTTATTTTGCATTAGAGCTTAATAAATATGAAAAAGAAGAAGTTAAAGGAATGTTTGAATAA
- the hemA gene encoding glutamyl-tRNA reductase yields the protein MIINIRVDHTLADIETMENVSKDLKELFSTLKENIDIKEYIEINTCNRYEYFLYTDDYNKLDLDCENKYVIIQYNDEAVLHLFRMTSGLESMIIGEDQILGQVKDAKRKSEREGHCGKKLDAVFTKAIHVGQVVRNKTKINQGSISIGSAAVDLTEEHLGDLQDKHVLVIGAGKMGTLVAKALAEKNLKAIFVANRTYYKAIKLAEELEGEAILFDNLEEKLLNADLVISSTGAPHAIINKERLLRVFDENIPNKMIFIDIANPRDIAEDVKEIGIDLFNIDDLRGIAEKNKKLREREVIEAEKIIESEFDLLKESFNLIEINSLLGSLRESMEEIRQRESQKGIVKLNAVDAKDIKVIDKMTQSIVNKIFYDISEGIKKSAKDNEEDAIKMCEAILKRD from the coding sequence TTGATAATCAATATACGTGTAGACCACACTCTTGCAGACATAGAAACTATGGAAAATGTATCAAAAGACTTAAAAGAATTATTTTCCACATTAAAAGAAAATATAGACATTAAAGAATATATTGAAATCAATACATGCAACAGATATGAATATTTCCTTTATACTGATGATTACAATAAACTTGATTTAGACTGTGAAAACAAGTATGTAATAATTCAATACAATGATGAAGCAGTGTTGCATTTATTCAGAATGACTTCAGGTTTGGAATCCATGATCATTGGAGAAGACCAAATTTTAGGCCAAGTAAAGGATGCCAAAAGGAAAAGTGAAAGGGAAGGCCATTGCGGAAAGAAATTAGATGCTGTTTTCACTAAGGCAATCCATGTAGGCCAAGTTGTAAGAAACAAGACCAAAATCAATCAAGGTTCAATTTCAATCGGTTCAGCAGCTGTTGACCTTACAGAAGAGCATCTTGGAGACTTGCAGGACAAGCATGTTCTCGTTATTGGTGCAGGTAAAATGGGAACTCTCGTTGCAAAGGCATTAGCTGAAAAGAACTTGAAAGCTATTTTTGTTGCAAACAGAACTTACTACAAAGCAATCAAATTGGCAGAGGAACTTGAAGGTGAAGCGATTCTCTTTGACAACTTAGAAGAGAAATTGCTCAATGCAGATTTAGTGATTAGTTCCACTGGAGCGCCACACGCAATCATCAATAAAGAAAGATTATTAAGAGTATTTGATGAGAATATACCAAATAAAATGATTTTCATTGATATTGCAAATCCAAGAGACATTGCAGAAGATGTAAAGGAAATCGGCATTGACCTATTTAACATCGATGACTTGAGAGGAATTGCAGAAAAAAATAAAAAGCTTCGTGAAAGAGAAGTCATCGAAGCAGAAAAGATCATCGAAAGTGAGTTTGATTTGCTTAAAGAATCCTTTAATTTAATTGAAATAAATTCATTACTCGGTAGTTTAAGAGAGTCTATGGAAGAGATAAGACAACGTGAGAGTCAAAAGGGCATAGTTAAACTAAATGCGGTAGATGCAAAGGACATAAAAGTCATAGATAAGATGACTCAGTCCATAGTCAATAAAATATTTTATGACATTTCTGAAGGCATTAAAAAATCAGCAAAAGACAACGAGGAAGATGCCATAAAAATGTGTGAAGCTATTTTAAAAAGAGATTAA
- a CDS encoding bifunctional precorrin-2 dehydrogenase/sirohydrochlorin ferrochelatase, whose product MGLTSLFFEVENKNVFILGTGEVATRRAHRFLDKGANVILAGNSIDEELTEKGAILTPLKDLDEMVKWSDIVITASGDEELCEYIASISQGKLINRADKPEKGNIIAPTSFLIDDIEISIYTNGQSPLMARELRKKIQSIITEEDILEIKIQDHARKILKEKIDSQKDRREYLEKILADEEIRNCLKENKLDEAKELVENIINSKLS is encoded by the coding sequence ATGGGATTGACTTCTCTCTTTTTTGAAGTGGAAAACAAGAATGTTTTTATTTTAGGCACTGGAGAAGTAGCTACAAGAAGAGCTCATCGCTTTTTAGACAAAGGTGCAAATGTTATTTTGGCAGGAAATTCAATTGATGAGGAATTGACTGAAAAAGGAGCTATTTTAACCCCGTTAAAAGACCTTGATGAAATGGTTAAATGGAGTGATATAGTAATCACTGCAAGTGGTGATGAGGAATTATGTGAATACATAGCATCCATCAGTCAAGGAAAATTAATAAATAGGGCAGATAAACCAGAAAAAGGCAATATAATCGCACCTACAAGTTTCTTGATAGATGATATAGAAATATCCATTTATACAAATGGACAAAGCCCTTTAATGGCAAGAGAACTTAGAAAAAAAATCCAATCCATCATTACAGAAGAGGATATTCTCGAAATAAAGATTCAAGACCATGCAAGAAAAATACTAAAGGAAAAAATAGATAGCCAAAAGGATAGAAGAGAATATCTTGAGAAGATTTTAGCAGATGAGGAAATAAGGAATTGCCTAAAGGAAAATAAATTGGATGAAGCTAAAGAACTTGTAGAGAATATTATTAACTCTAAATTATCATAA
- a CDS encoding methanogenesis marker 9 domain-containing protein, whose translation MVWENSPSHICRGGDVRGLAFCCPPVKPCPIMGALREVGLTPQEFLDIKQKFARETRLGEGPATCFGSLVWCCKTSKPCPLRDMTLNQIGMTEEEYMDLKKELSEVILNAGTPPTSNEAVFALSQTFDISEAEAEKVLADCNNDLRMAVKLLKLKQLEEK comes from the coding sequence ATGGTATGGGAAAATTCACCGTCACATATTTGTAGAGGAGGAGATGTGAGAGGACTCGCATTCTGTTGTCCCCCTGTAAAGCCTTGCCCTATTATGGGAGCTTTAAGGGAAGTGGGCTTGACTCCTCAGGAATTCTTGGACATCAAACAAAAATTTGCAAGGGAAACCAGATTAGGGGAAGGCCCAGCAACCTGTTTCGGTTCACTAGTATGGTGCTGCAAGACTTCAAAACCTTGTCCTTTAAGGGACATGACATTAAATCAAATAGGAATGACTGAAGAAGAATACATGGACCTTAAAAAGGAATTATCTGAAGTAATCTTAAATGCAGGCACCCCACCAACATCAAATGAAGCGGTATTTGCACTTTCACAAACATTTGACATCAGCGAAGCTGAAGCTGAAAAGGTACTTGCAGACTGTAACAATGATTTAAGAATGGCAGTTAAATTATTAAAACTTAAACAATTGGAAGAAAAATAA
- the atwA gene encoding methyl coenzyme M reductase system, component A2, with the protein MSFITLKNINKSFNGEPVLKDINLTIEEGSTLGILGRSGSGKSVLINMLRGTKEYAPDSGQVIFDLAICENKKCLHVEPASKAGGKCPECGAELKPQEIDFWNAGRLEKAAIRRRISIMLQRNFALYDEQTVIDNVLNAMGDEGRYEEENIYNAIDLLEMVQMSHRVTHVARDLSGGEKQRVVLARQLAKNPMLLLADEPTGTLDPQTAEKLHQTLIEGVKDEGISMVITSHWPEVMNHLADDAIWLDHGEIIEHGHPDVIVPKFLETVPQAEQVEKVEHTEEIIRVQDIKKHYYSIERGVVKAVDGVSLTINQGEIYGIVGLSGSGKTTLTRMMIGLTEPSAGELEIRLGDQWIDMKKPGPLNRGRVTPYLGLLHQEYSLYPHRDILGNLTDAISLNLPAEFAKIKAAHILETVGFEKDKSMSILSKWQDELSGGERHRVALAQVLIKEPNIVVLDEPTGTMDPVTRIIVTNSILKARDELDQTFVIISHDMDFVLDVCDKASLMRGGKLLSTGTPEEIVAELTGEEKADMIKDH; encoded by the coding sequence ATGTCTTTCATAACTTTAAAAAATATTAATAAGTCATTTAATGGGGAACCGGTCCTCAAAGATATTAACTTAACTATAGAGGAAGGTTCCACTTTAGGTATTCTCGGTAGAAGTGGTAGTGGAAAATCTGTTTTAATCAACATGCTAAGAGGTACTAAGGAATATGCTCCAGACAGCGGGCAAGTTATCTTTGACTTGGCAATCTGTGAGAACAAAAAATGTTTGCATGTTGAACCTGCTTCAAAGGCCGGCGGAAAATGTCCGGAATGTGGAGCTGAATTAAAACCTCAAGAAATTGACTTCTGGAATGCAGGAAGGTTGGAAAAAGCTGCAATCAGAAGAAGAATTTCCATTATGCTCCAAAGGAACTTTGCATTATACGATGAACAGACTGTAATTGACAACGTATTGAATGCAATGGGTGACGAAGGAAGATACGAAGAAGAGAATATCTACAATGCTATTGACTTATTGGAAATGGTTCAAATGAGCCACAGGGTAACTCACGTTGCACGTGACTTAAGTGGAGGAGAAAAGCAAAGGGTAGTGCTTGCAAGACAATTGGCTAAAAACCCTATGTTGCTTTTAGCAGACGAACCAACAGGTACATTAGACCCACAAACCGCTGAAAAGCTTCACCAAACCCTGATTGAAGGTGTAAAGGATGAAGGAATCAGTATGGTAATCACTTCCCACTGGCCTGAAGTTATGAATCACTTGGCTGATGATGCAATCTGGTTGGACCATGGAGAAATCATTGAACATGGCCACCCTGACGTTATTGTTCCAAAATTCCTTGAAACTGTCCCACAAGCTGAACAGGTTGAAAAAGTTGAACACACCGAAGAGATAATTAGAGTTCAAGACATTAAAAAGCATTACTATTCCATTGAAAGAGGAGTGGTAAAAGCTGTAGACGGCGTAAGCTTAACAATCAACCAAGGAGAGATTTACGGTATTGTAGGTCTTAGTGGATCCGGAAAGACTACCTTGACCAGAATGATGATTGGACTCACTGAACCAAGTGCCGGAGAACTTGAAATAAGATTAGGTGACCAATGGATTGACATGAAAAAGCCAGGCCCATTAAACAGAGGCCGTGTAACTCCATACTTAGGATTGTTGCACCAAGAATACTCATTATACCCACACAGAGACATATTAGGAAACTTAACCGATGCTATCAGCTTGAACTTGCCTGCAGAATTTGCAAAAATCAAGGCGGCTCACATTCTTGAAACTGTAGGATTCGAGAAAGACAAATCCATGAGCATATTAAGCAAATGGCAAGATGAGTTAAGTGGAGGGGAAAGACACAGGGTCGCTCTTGCACAAGTTCTCATTAAAGAGCCGAATATTGTCGTATTGGACGAACCTACAGGTACAATGGACCCAGTTACAAGAATCATTGTAACCAATTCCATCTTGAAGGCAAGAGACGAATTGGATCAAACCTTTGTAATCATTTCTCACGATATGGATTTCGTATTGGATGTCTGTGACAAGGCAAGCCTAATGAGAGGAGGAAAACTCCTCAGTACTGGAACTCCAGAAGAAATCGTTGCAGAATTGACTGGTGAAGAAAAAGCTGACATGATTAAAGACCATTAG
- a CDS encoding DUF134 domain-containing protein, whose translation MVRPKIERRIVKKPDYTCLQHGDISREDDFEAIKMNLDEFEAIRLGDYHNIKQKEAAELMGISQPTFHRIINSARKKTAMSLIEGKKIEINNENFYSEDKIYICKNCGFQWNNPKKEYTNCPDCKSENIEIIKNLNDLDLNKNAQIKSSKTQICDIGEEDVPLNERKSFGGPGSGRGPSKACECPNCGYIAPKIRGFPCRNIKCPECGTPLCGSKHKN comes from the coding sequence ATGGTTAGGCCAAAGATTGAAAGAAGAATTGTGAAGAAACCTGACTATACTTGCCTTCAACATGGGGACATCTCAAGGGAAGATGATTTTGAAGCCATAAAGATGAATCTTGATGAGTTTGAAGCAATCAGATTAGGTGATTATCACAATATAAAGCAAAAGGAAGCTGCGGAATTAATGGGAATCTCACAGCCGACATTCCATAGAATAATCAATTCTGCAAGAAAGAAGACAGCAATGTCTTTGATAGAAGGTAAGAAAATTGAAATAAACAATGAAAATTTTTATAGCGAAGATAAGATTTATATCTGCAAGAACTGTGGATTCCAATGGAACAATCCAAAAAAGGAATACACTAACTGTCCAGACTGCAAATCTGAAAATATTGAAATAATTAAAAATTTGAATGATCTTGATTTGAATAAGAATGCGCAAATCAAATCATCAAAAACTCAAATTTGCGATATTGGAGAGGAAGATGTTCCATTGAATGAAAGGAAATCATTCGGAGGTCCCGGAAGCGGCAGGGGACCATCAAAAGCATGCGAATGTCCTAATTGCGGTTACATAGCACCGAAGATTAGAGGTTTCCCATGCAGAAACATCAAATGTCCCGAATGCGGAACTCCCCTATGTGGATCCAAACATAAGAATTAA
- a CDS encoding TfoX/Sxy family protein, whose amino-acid sequence MGELSKLPNIGKVVEKQLNDVGIDTVDELIDLGSKEAWLIIKEIDDNACLNRLMALEGAIQNIRWHSLSDEDKDDLRYFYNSQK is encoded by the coding sequence ATGGGTGAACTATCTAAACTGCCAAATATTGGTAAAGTAGTGGAAAAGCAATTAAATGATGTTGGAATAGATACTGTTGATGAATTGATTGATCTTGGCAGTAAAGAGGCATGGTTAATAATTAAGGAAATAGATGATAACGCATGTCTAAATAGATTGATGGCATTGGAAGGAGCCATACAAAATATTCGTTGGCATAGCTTATCTGATGAAGATAAGGATGATTTAAGGTATTTTTATAATTCCCAAAAGTAA
- a CDS encoding MJ0144 family RNA dihydrouridine synthase-like protein — protein sequence MAGITNAEFAMKLIPYGFDTVTIGGYNTDNESIDACERIIARGRKEFNYPKDEIYNVIENEVNTIKDNFDVSVSANLRGSTPDPLIEISKIPNLDIIEINCHCRQEELVEAGCGQAMLLRADLEDYIKEVVKRSQSQVSMKMRANVEGVDNLEIAKLAEDCGVDYLHIDAMKKGVRDADFDLIKQISENANIFIIGNNSINSIAQAEKMLKAGANGISIARAAIGGKLNFDLNEIRI from the coding sequence ATGGCAGGAATTACAAATGCGGAATTTGCAATGAAACTTATACCTTACGGATTTGACACAGTCACTATTGGAGGATACAATACTGACAACGAATCAATAGACGCCTGTGAAAGAATCATAGCCAGAGGCAGGAAAGAGTTCAATTACCCTAAAGATGAAATCTATAATGTAATTGAAAACGAAGTTAACACCATAAAAGACAATTTTGATGTAAGCGTAAGCGCCAACTTAAGAGGAAGCACTCCAGACCCTCTTATCGAAATCAGCAAAATACCGAATCTTGACATCATTGAAATCAATTGCCATTGCAGACAAGAGGAACTTGTTGAAGCCGGTTGCGGACAAGCAATGCTTTTAAGAGCAGATCTGGAAGACTACATCAAGGAAGTTGTCAAAAGATCCCAGTCCCAAGTATCCATGAAAATGAGAGCCAATGTCGAAGGAGTGGACAACCTTGAAATAGCTAAACTAGCAGAGGATTGTGGAGTGGACTACTTGCACATAGATGCCATGAAAAAAGGTGTAAGGGATGCTGATTTTGATTTGATAAAACAAATATCAGAAAATGCCAATATCTTCATCATTGGAAACAACTCAATTAATTCCATTGCACAAGCAGAAAAAATGTTAAAAGCCGGAGCAAATGGAATTTCAATAGCTAGAGCAGCCATTGGTGGAAAATTGAATTTTGATTTAAATGAGATTAGAATCTAA
- a CDS encoding GTP cyclohydrolase III, whose translation MIQMTLIQIDNYGPWTVTPRPRTESDLQILQAELFADVQRLIAAKKGLVFFTRFDNLLAVTNGLNEEDHMRIQRSIRNRYPITISMGVGAAETAHEAQRLATIALQKEGGAQSSGRKEILAINNLIEDPEDSFVQAAHIDINSVTETLTDIESAFDTSFMVNKAQHYLMTKLREKGALLFFIGGDNFMSPCNGLSEEDITQILKEIYDEIGIGLKAGIGRADNMEDAAYMADIGLEIIRAGNNKEWIHVIDEL comes from the coding sequence ATGATACAAATGACTTTGATACAAATCGACAATTATGGTCCATGGACAGTAACTCCAAGACCACGTACAGAATCTGACCTTCAAATCTTACAAGCAGAGCTTTTTGCAGATGTGCAAAGATTAATAGCTGCTAAAAAAGGTTTAGTGTTCTTTACAAGATTTGATAACTTACTCGCAGTAACAAACGGTCTTAACGAAGAGGACCACATGAGAATTCAAAGATCTATTAGAAACAGATACCCAATCACAATCAGTATGGGTGTAGGGGCAGCAGAAACTGCACACGAAGCTCAAAGACTCGCAACAATCGCACTTCAAAAGGAAGGTGGAGCTCAATCTTCTGGCAGAAAAGAAATTTTAGCAATCAACAACCTCATTGAAGACCCGGAAGACAGTTTCGTACAAGCTGCACACATTGATATCAACAGCGTTACCGAAACATTGACTGATATCGAATCTGCTTTCGATACAAGCTTTATGGTAAATAAGGCACAACATTACTTGATGACTAAACTCAGAGAAAAAGGAGCATTATTGTTCTTCATCGGCGGAGACAATTTCATGTCCCCATGCAATGGCTTAAGTGAAGAGGACATTACTCAAATACTTAAGGAAATCTATGATGAAATAGGAATTGGCCTTAAAGCGGGAATCGGCAGAGCGGACAATATGGAAGATGCCGCTTATATGGCAGACATCGGACTTGAAATAATCCGTGCAGGAAATAATAAGGAATGGATACACGTAATTGATGAACTTTAA